A part of Salmo trutta chromosome 15, fSalTru1.1, whole genome shotgun sequence genomic DNA contains:
- the LOC115149224 gene encoding splicing factor 3A subunit 2-like: MGYLLGVPPTSTPGLCPSPEDPGTSSTPGLCPHLKTLVHPPPLASALHLKTLVHPPPLASALHLKTLVHPPPLASALHLKTLVHPPPLASALHLKTLVHPPPLASALHLKTLVHPPPLASALHLKTLVHPPPLTHHLFIWTLASPPGLKKYDSSGKDSVGLAKGSTLSPPTTPS, translated from the coding sequence ATGGGCTATCTGCTTGGTGTGCCACCCACCTCCACCCCTGGCCTCTGCCCTTCACCTGAAGACCCTGGTACATCCTCCACCCCTGGCCTCTGCCCTCACCTGAAGACCCTGGTACATCCTCCACCCCTGGCCTCTGCCCTTCACCTGAAGACCCTGGTACATCCTCCACCCCTGGCCTCTGCCCTTCACCTGAAGACCCTGGTACATCCTCCACCTCTGGCCTCTGCCCTTCACCTGAAGACCCTGGTACATCCTCCACCCCTGGCCTCCGCCCTTCACCTGAAGACCCTGGTACATCCTCCACCCCTGGCCTCTGCCCTTCACCTGAAGACCCTGGTACATCCTCCACCCCTGGCCTCTGCCCTTCACCTGAAGACCCTGGTACATCCTCCACCCCTGACTCATCATCTTTTCATTTGGACCCTGGCCAGCCCCCCTGGACTGAAGAAGTACGACTCCTCCGGAAAAGACTCAGTAGGCCTAGCCAAGGGTTCAACCCTTAGTCCCCCAACCACACCCAGCTGA